In Microbulbifer sp. GL-2, the following are encoded in one genomic region:
- the ectB gene encoding diaminobutyrate--2-oxoglutarate transaminase, with the protein MKIFDEVESAVQSYARSFPRVFCHAKGEFIWDQAGNQYLDFLSGAGALNYGHNNTIFKEALLNYIQADGITHGLDLHTKAKGEFLQAFNERILKPRNMEYVIQFTGPTGTNAVEAAMKIARKVTGQQSIITFTNGFHGVSLGSLAATGNSHHRLAAGIGLSGTHRMPYDGYLGEEIDTTEYLDKVLSDSSSGIDSPAAVIVETIQGEGGINTASAQWLRNLQAICKKHGLLLIVDDIQAGCGRTGDFFSFEEAGIEPDIITLSKSLGGYGLPIALVLMKPGLDQWKPGEHNGTFRGNNLAFITAQAAIDHYWSNTRFSKEIRHKGNYITMRLENIISQVGNGIFTRKGRTMFQGIDCVTGNLAKKIAKYAFEHELIIETSGADSQVLKLLCPLTISEKNLQRGLDIIESAFNDALAGEKVPMDIGGHLDSCRT; encoded by the coding sequence ATGAAGATTTTCGATGAGGTTGAATCGGCAGTGCAAAGCTATGCACGATCCTTCCCTAGAGTGTTCTGTCACGCAAAAGGTGAGTTCATTTGGGACCAGGCAGGCAACCAGTATTTGGATTTCCTGTCCGGCGCTGGCGCTCTAAACTATGGACATAACAACACCATTTTCAAAGAGGCTTTGCTGAATTACATTCAGGCTGATGGTATTACTCATGGCCTGGATTTACACACTAAAGCCAAAGGTGAGTTCCTTCAAGCCTTTAATGAAAGAATCCTTAAACCCAGAAATATGGAATATGTGATTCAATTCACCGGACCTACAGGTACGAATGCAGTAGAAGCCGCGATGAAAATTGCCCGAAAAGTTACTGGGCAACAGTCGATCATTACATTTACTAACGGATTTCATGGTGTAAGCCTTGGTTCACTGGCTGCAACAGGTAACTCGCATCACAGGCTTGCAGCTGGAATCGGCCTGAGTGGTACTCACCGTATGCCCTACGATGGCTATCTGGGGGAAGAAATCGATACTACAGAGTACCTGGATAAGGTGCTGTCAGATTCGAGCAGCGGTATCGATTCCCCGGCTGCTGTTATTGTTGAGACAATTCAAGGCGAAGGCGGCATCAATACAGCCAGCGCACAATGGTTAAGGAATCTCCAGGCCATTTGCAAAAAGCATGGGTTATTGCTGATTGTTGATGACATCCAGGCTGGCTGTGGCCGCACAGGTGATTTCTTCAGCTTTGAGGAGGCCGGAATTGAACCAGATATTATCACCCTGTCAAAGTCCCTAGGTGGATACGGGTTACCAATTGCGTTGGTATTGATGAAACCTGGGTTGGACCAATGGAAACCCGGCGAACACAATGGCACCTTCCGCGGTAACAACCTGGCTTTTATTACCGCACAAGCAGCAATCGATCACTATTGGTCAAATACGAGATTTTCAAAAGAGATAAGGCACAAAGGTAACTACATTACCATGCGCCTCGAAAATATTATCAGTCAAGTTGGCAATGGAATATTTACCAGGAAAGGCCGCACGATGTTTCAAGGGATTGACTGCGTAACAGGCAACCTTGCTAAAAAAATCGCCAAGTATGCATTTGAGCATGAATTGATTATTGAAACCAGCGGCGCTGACAGCCAGGTTCTGAAGCTACTATGTCCGCTAACCATTAGCGAGAAGAATCTTCAGCGGGGTCTTGATATTATTGAATCAGCATTCAACGATGCACTTGCAGGCGAAAAGGTCCCAATGGATATAGGAGGCCATCTCGATTCATGTCGCACCTAA
- a CDS encoding BCCT family transporter: MNRIPNDHIDKPIFWGSLVLLLVTTVPLLLFPEAGSAWLLAVKDLVTEKLGVFYLLLGLGAMLFVLYIAFSDIGRIKLGSRHERPEFSTVSWAAMLFCSGIGASILYWSMVEWVYCYQQPPFQVEANTPEAARWAVAYGIFHWGPLAWSIYLIPALPIAYYYYVRKRKVLKFSQALVPVLGARKANGVVGKLVDISLVFGMLGGAATRLGIAAPLITQGFHEIFGLPTGLMTQVAVLTLCALLFCYSAIAGLRRGISALSNLTIGLALAMLFFVCVAGPTLFMINSGLDALGRVLHNFLQMATWTESFSHFQQFPDTRFPQEWTIFYWAWWLVFAPSIGLFIARISRGRTIRAMIAGAIFYGSLGCFLFFMILGNYGVYLHFSGELDLVQTLNRQGANVTIFAILNTLPANKLVMLVYTVIALIFTAITFDSISHILAAVAQTKVDGEPLRWNRIFWAFALAVMPVTLMFLGGLEALQAASIIAGVPLLLIAPLLCISMVKVARHDLCSYPLLVEKEIVLEEVSAEDPWSTSKAEPALEKVEEVGRDRGKETS; encoded by the coding sequence TTGAATAGAATACCAAACGATCATATCGACAAACCTATCTTCTGGGGTTCACTTGTATTGTTGCTGGTGACAACAGTGCCTTTGCTTCTTTTTCCTGAAGCCGGCTCTGCTTGGTTGCTGGCAGTAAAAGACCTGGTAACAGAGAAGCTAGGTGTCTTTTATCTACTGCTGGGGCTTGGTGCGATGCTGTTTGTGCTTTATATCGCGTTTAGTGATATAGGGCGGATAAAACTAGGGAGCCGACATGAAAGGCCTGAATTTTCCACAGTATCCTGGGCGGCCATGTTGTTCTGCTCTGGTATTGGTGCATCCATACTCTATTGGTCAATGGTTGAATGGGTGTATTGTTACCAACAGCCGCCATTCCAAGTTGAGGCAAATACGCCAGAAGCCGCACGCTGGGCAGTCGCATACGGCATATTTCACTGGGGCCCGTTGGCTTGGTCTATCTACTTAATCCCCGCACTCCCCATCGCCTATTACTACTATGTGCGTAAGCGCAAAGTGCTGAAGTTCAGCCAGGCCCTTGTACCTGTATTGGGTGCAAGAAAGGCTAATGGCGTAGTTGGCAAGTTGGTGGATATCTCTTTGGTGTTTGGCATGTTGGGTGGCGCCGCCACCAGATTGGGAATTGCTGCACCACTAATCACCCAGGGTTTCCACGAAATCTTTGGACTGCCGACAGGACTGATGACCCAAGTAGCTGTGCTCACACTCTGTGCGCTGCTGTTTTGTTACAGTGCTATTGCCGGGTTGAGGCGCGGCATCAGCGCTTTATCCAATCTTACGATTGGGCTTGCACTGGCGATGTTGTTTTTTGTGTGTGTTGCTGGACCAACCCTGTTTATGATCAATAGTGGACTGGATGCTTTGGGCAGGGTCCTTCACAATTTCCTGCAAATGGCCACCTGGACTGAGTCTTTCTCTCACTTTCAGCAGTTCCCCGATACCCGTTTCCCCCAGGAGTGGACAATTTTCTATTGGGCCTGGTGGCTGGTATTTGCACCCAGTATAGGGCTTTTTATTGCGCGCATATCACGCGGCAGGACGATTAGGGCGATGATTGCCGGTGCAATATTCTACGGTTCTCTCGGATGTTTTTTATTTTTTATGATTCTCGGTAACTACGGTGTTTACCTACACTTCTCAGGTGAACTGGATCTGGTACAAACACTTAACCGGCAAGGTGCTAATGTTACGATTTTCGCTATATTGAACACTTTGCCGGCTAATAAACTGGTTATGCTGGTGTACACAGTAATTGCTTTGATCTTCACTGCCATTACCTTTGATTCAATTTCTCACATTCTGGCCGCAGTTGCACAAACAAAAGTGGATGGAGAACCTTTACGTTGGAATCGTATCTTTTGGGCATTTGCTCTGGCTGTAATGCCTGTCACCCTTATGTTTCTCGGTGGATTGGAGGCACTACAGGCAGCGAGCATTATTGCCGGTGTTCCTTTATTACTAATTGCCCCCTTACTATGTATCTCAATGGTTAAGGTTGCGCGACATGATCTGTGTTCTTATCCACTTCTGGTGGAGAAGGAAATAGTTCTGGAAGAAGTATCAGCCGAGGACCCTTGGAGTACAAGCAAGGCTGAGCCTGCGCTAGAAAAGGTAGAAGAGGTCGGCAGGGATAGGGGAAAGGAGACTTCTTAG
- a CDS encoding TorF family putative porin: MKLNLKLSALTCASLLVLSQQSLAELSSTVNLTTDYTFNGVSQTQNDPALQASLDYGFDNGWYIGTWASNVDFAGDDVNLELDFYGGKFLQLNDKVSLDLGAAYYTYHGDDDVSNDYNYPEAYAKLGYSSSLGTSEANGWYSWDYFGQGGGHYIMMLAHTFELAEGHDLRLSVDRSTSTDEDKWAWGNNDAYNHYRVEYMTSWNGFDFNIAAENTNLDWDTADERIVFSVARTFSL; encoded by the coding sequence ATGAAACTGAACTTGAAACTCTCTGCCCTGACTTGCGCCTCTTTGCTGGTACTTTCACAGCAGTCCCTGGCCGAACTGTCTTCCACCGTTAACCTGACCACTGACTACACCTTCAACGGTGTCAGCCAGACCCAAAATGATCCCGCATTGCAGGCCAGCCTGGATTACGGTTTCGATAACGGATGGTACATCGGCACCTGGGCTTCCAATGTGGATTTTGCAGGTGATGACGTCAATCTCGAGCTGGACTTCTATGGTGGTAAGTTCTTGCAGCTTAACGACAAAGTGAGTCTGGACCTTGGCGCTGCTTACTACACCTATCACGGCGATGATGATGTATCTAATGACTACAACTATCCAGAGGCCTACGCCAAACTAGGCTACAGTTCTTCCCTGGGTACATCTGAAGCGAACGGTTGGTATAGCTGGGATTACTTTGGGCAGGGTGGCGGTCACTACATTATGATGTTGGCCCATACTTTTGAACTGGCTGAAGGCCACGACCTGCGCCTGAGCGTTGATCGCTCCACTTCAACCGATGAAGACAAGTGGGCTTGGGGCAATAACGACGCCTACAATCACTATCGTGTTGAATACATGACCTCCTGGAATGGTTTTGACTTCAATATCGCTGCGGAAAACACCAACCTCGATTGGGATACCGCAGACGAGCGTATTGTCTTTTCCGTTGCTCGTACCTTCAGCCTATAA